GAAGGCGTGGAAGCTGTCTGGTAGTTTTTTAGAGGAGGTTTCTTCGGCACAAACATCCTCGCAATGACACGGAAGTAATGGACTTCGGCAGCGGCGCTTCGCTCTGCTACCGAAGCATCGATTTTTTGATTTTGATCACCCCTTCCCGTATCGGGAAGGGGCTTGGGGTTAGGTAATTCGGAATCTGCAATACGTTTAGGGTGATCTGTGGCTAAGAAGATTGACTTGCGCACGAAGAGGATCCAGAGGCGATGGGTCTTATTGGCTTATTTAATTTTAGGGGTTGAGGTAGTGGCGGTGGTTATTACCTCGCCTTTACTTAAGCCGCGTCTTGTTGTGGTTGAAAATGTGCGTCAGCAGGATGTAAAACGAGTATCTCAGGTTCTAAAGTACACGCCTTATATTCCACTTCTAAAATTAGACCGTAAATCTATTCAAAAGCATATTCAATCTGATCCTCATGTTGAACGCGCCTATGTGCGGTTTGGCTTGCCATTAACGCTTCGAGTGACTATGGCTTATCGACAACCATTTATAGCTGTAACCGATGGCACATCCGCCTATTTAGTCGATCGCCAATTAGTTCCGTTTGAGCAAATTCAATGCAACTCAATTCTAACAGCTGCTCCTAAGATAACACCAACCCCTCAGGTATTACCGATAACTCCCGTCACAAATCTACCAGTGGTGCAAAAGCTACCTGCTGATCTTGAGAATTTATTGCCCGGATGCAAAGTTTCATTTATTCTTCAGGTTCTCTCCCCGCTTCAGGTTCAGTTGGGACGGCCATTAGTTGATGCTAATATTCGGGTTGGGTGTGAGGCAATTACTATTATTGAGAACGAAAAGTTTGCTTCACAGGTTCATGTTGTAGTTGACCTTGAAGGAAATATATGCTTAAATATTGGTAGCGGCGCGTTGGTGCGGCTTGGAGATCGTGACCAATTGTCAACGAAGATCGCCAATCTGAAGGAAATGCTGCGGCGGTCCCCCTCCTTGTGTAATGATGCGGAGTATATTGATTTAAGTGAGCCCAAAGCGCCAGTGTGGAAACCCAAATCGAGCGCTCCAAAGTCATTGCCTTAAAGAAGAACCATAGGCAGTCGTTAAGAGGTACTTGTGAATCAGTTTATGACCACGATCCGCAATAACTCCTGGGTATGGCCTGTTACATTTATGATGGCCGTAACAGGTTTGCTGCTTGGGGGCGCTTTGCGGTCACGCCAAAAGCTTGCAGCCGAAGGTGTGCCTGGAGGGCGGCCTCTCGAAGTCGCAGTTCAGATTAAGATACAACAAGATACAATTAAAAAGCTGAACGAAGAGATTGGTAATCTGCGTGAAAAGCAATTTGAACTCCAAGATGTAATGACTGGCAGTAGCAAGCAGTCGAAAGTTTTAAAAGATACACTTGATGAACTACAAGTCAAGTCTGGTTTGACCCCAGTCTATGGACAGGGAATTGAAGTTATTCTTTCAGATAGTAAACAAAAACAAAATGATGCTTTTCTTGCTCAAAATTATCTCATTCATGATTTTGATGTTCTGCGGATTGTGAATGAGCTATTTGCATCTGGAGCTGAAGCTATTTCTGTGAATGGGCATCGTTTAATAGGCGGTTATTCAATCAGATGTGTTGGGCCGGTAATCCATGTGAATAACTCGCCCATTGGTTCGCCGGTAATCATTGAAGCAATTGGAGATCCAACGACGTTGCGTTCCGCAATGGAGATGAGCGGTGGAGTTCTTGGAAGGATTCTTGAAACCGACACAGAAATGGTAAGGTTAACAAACAAGGTTGAGCTTCATCTCAAGGGGTATGAAGGCTTTACACAGACGAAGTTCGCAAAAAAAGAAAAGGACGTAACGCCACGATGATTTTCGTGCCGATAGCGGCGTTGGTAGCCGGATTTTTAATAACTTTTTACACCTCGTTTTTAACGTTGGGATTTGGATGGGCTCCGTATCTATCCTTAGCAGCGATTGCAGGTATCGACACGGTTTTAGGCGGCATTCGATCTGGGATGGAAGGCAAGTTTCATCGAGATGTCTTCTTGTCGGGTTTCTTTGCTAACACTTTGCTGGCAGCCTTTTTAGCCTGGCTTGGGGATGGTATTGGTGTCGATTTATATTTGGCAGCGGTAGTGGTGTTAGGAAGTCGTATCTTTTTAAACCTGTCACTGATTAGACGATTTTATCTTAACCAAGTGACCCTTGGGCGGCAGCAAAAGCGATAATGAGAATGGCTTATTTAAATATAATAAGAGGCGATAGTGAATGGAGTTAGTCGCTGGACTTGACATAGGCACGACAAAAGTATGTGCCATCATAGCCGAAGCGACGCTTGATGGGCGTGTTAATATCATTGGTGTCGGTGTTGCTCCCTGTAAAGGGCTGCGCCGCGGCGTTGTCGTTAATATGGAAGACACTGTAGCGGCGATTGAAGAAGCAGTAAGCAAAGCCCAGCAGATGACTGGTCATACAATTGAATCAGTTTTTGTGGGAGTGACTGGGGAGCATATCGCTTCTCTCAACAGTAAGGGTATAACTGCCATTACACCGACGGCGTCACGGGAAATCACTCTCGAGGATGTCGAACGGGTTGTCGAGAATTCCCGAGTGATTGTTCTGCCTCCTGACCGAGAAATAATTCATGCAATTCCTAGAGGATTTATCATAGATGGGCAGAATGGTATTAAACATCCAGCAGGAATGTCAGGCTCTCGTCTTGAAGTAGAAACACATATCGTTACCGGCGCTATCACTTTTTTGCAAAATATCGAACGCTGTGTACAGCGCGCCGGCTTGGTAGTTGAAGAAACTGTATTAGAGCCTTTGGCTGCAAGCAAAGCTGTTTTGTCCAGTGACGACAAAGAGATCGGGGTAGCATTGGCGGATATCGGTGGCGGTACAACCGATGTGGTCATCTTTACTGAAGGAGCCATCAGTTATTCCGGAATTGTCCCTATTGGCGGGCAATATGTAACCTCGGATATTAATAAAGGTTTGAGAACAACGCTTGAAGAGGCGGAGCGGTTGAAAATTTAATATGGATCTGCGTGGTTGAAGCTGATCGATGAGAACGAAATGGTTAGTGTTAATCAAATTGGGTCTGCAACGCCTCGCAATTTGCCTCGAAGGGTGTTGGCAGAAATTATCGAACCACGCATGGAGGAGCTGCTGAAAATGGTGCGGCAGCATCTTCAGAAGTCAGGAAGTTATGGGCTACTGCCGGCTGGACTGGTTTTGACCGGTGGTGGTAGCCGACTGCGCGGGACAGTGGAACTCGCTCAGGAGATAATCGGCGCGATGCCTGTTCGGATAGGGGTTCCGCGTAATGCCGGTGGCTTGAGCGATACAGTTGCCAACCCTGCTTATGCAACAGCGGTTGGACTTGTTTGTTATGGGGCGCGTGAAGGCGGTGATCGGCGAAAGACATCGTTCGATGCATTCCTTCCGCGATTGGGTAAGAGAGTAATGCAGTTGCTGTCAGGCCTACGTAAAAAGTAGAGGGCATTGCCCTTAATTTGTAAGACAATTAATAGAAGTGTCTTACTTGAATCGTAAATATACTATAATGAAAACTAGCAGGAGGGGACACAATGTTGGGAAACGAACAGTTCGATCCAAAGAGAGCTCAGATCAAAGTGATTGGTGTTGGCGGTGGCGGCTCGAACGCGGTTAATAGGATGATCGAAGCAGGCATCCAAGGCGTTGAGTTTATCGTGATGAATACCGACCAACAAGTATTGTCATTGTCCCATGCGCAGAAGAAGATTCAGTTAGGTGAGAACCTTACACGCGGCTTGGGGGCTGGTGGTAATCCTGACGTCGGCCGAAGCGCTGCGGAAGAAAGTAAAGCTGAAATCCGCAAGACAGTTGAGAATTCAGATATGGTTTTTATCACTGCAGGTATGGGCGGTGGTACTGGGACTGGCGCAGCTCCGGTCATCGCTGAAATTGCCAAGGAATGTGGCGCTTTGACCGTTGCGGTTGTCACTAAGCCTTTCAGCTTCGAAGGGCCAAGACGATCCAGGCTTGCTGAAGAAGGTACCGCTAGCCTCAAAGAACGTGTTGATACAATTATTACTATTCCGAACGATCGATTACTTTCCGTAGTCGAAAAGCGCACAACCTTAGTAGATGCTTTCCGTGTTGCAGACGATGTGTTGCGTCAAGCCGTTCAGGGAATTTCCGATATCATCATGATCCCCGGTGAGATCAACGTTGACTTTGCTGACGTTCGAACGATCATGGCCGGCGCGGGCACTGCGTTGATGGGTATTGGTACTGGCGAAGGCGAGCAAAGAGCTCGACAAGCAGCCGAAAATGCCGTCTCCAGCGCATTGCTTGAAACTTCAATCGAAGGCGCGACTCGTGTGTTGATTAACATCACCGCCGGTCCCGACTTCACACTCCTCGAAGCGAATGAGGCGATGCACTATATCCAAGGGCTTACGGATGAGAATGAAGCCAATATCATCATGGGTTTGGTTCAACCTGAGGATGCCGATTCGGAAGTTCGCATTACGGTTCTTGCCGCAGGGTTTAGACCTGATGTGTTCCCAAATCGACGTGCAGATGAAGCGCGTCAAACTGTCCCGCAGCCTTCATTCCCAACTGGCCGGGCGCCTAAGACCGTCCCCGTTCCGGTTGTCGGAGCTGAAGGAGAAAAGCGCGAAGGTGAAAATCCTCGTAAGAATCCTCAGGACGACGTCAACCCGATCTTCTCTGATCGTGATCTTGACGTGCCGGCATTCTTAAGAAATAGAAAACAGTAAAAGCTGATAGTAGTTTTAGTCAGCATCAAATAAATAAAAGTTGGTAACGACCTTGACGTCGTTTTCCAGCTTATTAAGCGGAAGGTGAAAGGATGTCACAAATGAAACGTTCGCTTATATTAGTAATCCTCGCAGTGGTTTTAGCCCCATGTTATCTCTACGCTCAGGCCTACTCCGTTCGCGCCTACATTGCCAATTACGGCACTGATACCGTAAGCGTAATTGATGACGAATCACGTCAAGTTATTGCAACGGTTACCACCGGCAGTAAACCCTCTGCTATTGCAATCTCACCTGATTGCCTTGCAGTATATGTTGCCAATGAGGGCGCAAAATCGCTGAGTGTAATCGATCCGGTCAACAATCAATTAGTCGCCACCATCAATCTGATTGGCTCACCGCGTGGAATTGTCGTATCATCGGATAGTAATTTTGTTTATGTTGCAATTGCTGATCAGAACGCATTAGAGATTATCGATGCCCGCACAAAGACTTCGGTTGGTAAAATTGCGATTGGTCGCGGACCTAGTCAACTGGCAGTTTCAGTAGACGGTAAAGAGATTTATGCTTGCTGCGAAGGTGATAATGCGCTAGTGATAGTTGATACCGTGAAAAAAGAGCAAGCTGCGGTCATAGGGGTTTTTGGGACACCGACTTCTTTGACAACCTTAGGAGATGGTAATCTTGTTATTACAATTCGATGGCTTAATGGCTATACTCTAGTCGATCCCGTGGCGCGAAAGATAACTCGCGGATGGGTACGCCCTGACTTTACAAGGCCAGGCGAAGCCGGACGGCCTTTTGCGCTCGACGGCGCATTTGCTGCGGGAGTATCGGGGTATTCGTCTGGCCCGTCATTGCTCTGGATCAGTCAGCTTTCACAGCTAGTTTATGATTTAGATACAAGCAGAGACAATTATATTCTAGGATTTGCGCCAACAGGTAGTATGCCTTGGGCTGTGGGTGTAACCCCTAATGGCAAAATGGCCTATGTGACCAATTCGGGAGATGGGTCGGTTAGTATTATCGAAACGGCGCTTCATGCGCCAATAAACAAATTGACGGTTGGACAAAACCCACGCGCATTAGCGGTGGGACGTGTTCGAATCGTGAAATAGGAGGCAAGGATGGCTCGCTTCATTCTCGTGTGCATGGCAGCATGCGTATTCGGATTATGTTTCGCACAAACAGAGGCGCCTACAGCGCCAACGACAACAGAACCAACGGTGCTTCCAGCAGTGACACCGACAGCGCCACCTGTAGCGCCGATGAGTGTTGGACCAACAAAAGCAATTGAAATGAATCGTATCGCCAAATCGGCCGTAATCGACGGCAAACTCGATACTGGCGAATGGTTCCCCCTCTGGACCGAAGGAGATGTAACTGCTTTCGTTCAATGGGCTGACGATATGCTTTATGTAGCGGCGAAGTATCCCAAAGGCCGCAGCCTAATCATCTCACTCGATGGTTCAGGTAAGGGATGGCTAAAAGCAGCAGGCAATGTCGAAATTATGCTTCCAGGAGAAGATGTTGCCCAGCTTAAGGTTCGTTTTCTGGACAACAAAGGCCAGATGCCAGTATGGCTTGATTCAGCTCTTTTCAAAGCTCGTTTAACAGCTTCTGCTGGCATGGATGGGGACGCGCAATTTGTTGAAATGGCGATCCCCTCTGACAAGGATGATGGTTTTGTTTGGGAAGAGAATAAAGAATTCGGTTTAAGGGTCGATACTCTCGATCCGGCGTCCGCAGACCGTCCAGCTTATGAGCCGCGGCTTATGAGCACAGTACGTTTAGTCTTTGACAAGATGGCAGCTCCTAAGGGGCTTAAGAGCAAGATGAGTTGGGATGACCGACTGGTTGCTCCTAATGATACCATCAAGATTACCACTGAGTTCAAAAACGAAGGAACAGAGCCGTTTCTCCTCAAGAATATGACATTCTTGGGGAATGGACCGTCTGAAATGACGTTCGACCGACTTGAGCATCGCTGCTCACCGATCGATCCGTTGAAAAAATCAAAAGTTGAGTACAAGTCAACCTTGCCGAGTACGATGCCGCTAGGCACCTATGTCATCGATATCGTTTCCGAGAATTCAGATGGCTCAAAGTTCTTCGGCCAAAGCTCTTTCACTGTTGATGAACCGGTTATTGTGCAGTTCCATCTGAATAAGCTAAAAATCAAACTCGACAAGAAAAATCGCTTTAAGGGAGAAATTTGGCTGGATGCTCATACACAAAAGGACATGAAAGGCAACATGATGCTTTATGTGCAGCCAGGCTTTACTATCTTGAAGGGTGAGAATGCAGAGTTTGACTTCCCTCGTACTCGGATGCGAAAAGTGAACGAATTTGAAATAGAAGTGCCCGCCGGAACAGCGGGTATCACTGAGTTGAAATTGCAGATTAGCTTAGGTAAACGGACGATCACTCGCTCGACATGGGTAGAGATTATGCCAACTTCTCCTGCCCAATAATCTGAGATTTCTCCTGTAAATTATGCGCCGGCTGGACATATGAAGGTTTGGCCGGTGTGTAATAGGTTTCACCATACGCGGGTTGATTCATCAACAACGGAACGTTAACATGCAAGAATAGCAGGCCATACATGCCTAAATAAGCAACGATGCAAAGTCGGGCTGTGCGCCGAACGAAAATAGGTTTGTAACTTCGCGCCCACTCAAGGATAAGTAGTGGCAATGTAATAAATATCAGCTTCATTCCAATAAAAATGGTTATTCCGCATTGTAGGAAATAGTTGAACAGTGGGTTTCCTTCTTGAGCTTTCTCCCCTTGGACCAGAACGCAGGTCAGTATTAGATCAACTAGACAGATTATAGCAAGTATCCATGTTTCCCTACTTATTCTTTGTACAATCGTTAGCATCAGTCGCGCTCCTCGACGAATTTACCAGTACTGGGTTTTTCCATAAATATAAGCCTTGAGACGTAAGCATAATTATCAGCTTCGATTAACCTAATTAATTAGGTTATATTTGAGACTTTGCATAACTGAGTGAATGGGGAGTGATTTAGTGAGATAACTGAAGCAAAAAAGAAATATTAAATATTTTTCGAAAACCCCTTGACAAATCGACAAATGAGTCGTATTATACAATAACCACTGTGGGAAACCGCAGAGGGGAAAGGTCCAAGCAGAGGGAAACGCGGTCAGCTCTGCGAAGGGAAATTATTCCAGATCAACCGATCAAGAGTGTTTGATAGAAAACCAACCTAAAAAATTGGTATCTAGAGTGTGTTCACGCAAGGTATGATTTGGAGGTAACTTGTTGAAAGGCAAGGGAACCCTTCGGTAGGAAAAGTTCTCTCGACGTCATGCGCTTGCAGGAACAGAACTGCTTAGAACCGGCGGCAACGTTGGTTTTGACAGGGAAGTGAATGCAAGAAAAGCGACGATCGCAGAGACTGGTCCGAAAAAGTTGACGCAGCGATCCCTCTCGCAAGGGCCTTTTTTGTTGCGTTTTTTGGCGGGAATTATACGGAAATTATAACATTATAAGGAGATTGACAAGTATGGCGAATATACTTAGAATGGCGGCAGTCGGCGCAGGGGGTATTGGACATGCGCATCAAAGCGCTTTGATGAACAACCCCAAAGTTGAGCTGGTCGCTATCTGCGATATCGCAGTTGACAGGGCAAAAGCTCGAGCGGAATCATTAGGAATTCCTCACTGGTATGGCTCAATCAAAGAAATGTTGGCGAACGAAGACTTTGATGCAGTTACAGTGGTCACGGCTGATAACCTCCACTTTGAGCCGACTATGGAATGCCTTGATGCCGGCAAACACGTTATTGGCGAAAAGCCTTTGGCGATGGATGTCAAAGAAGCCGAACTGATGGTTGCCAAGGCCAAGGAAAAAGGCGTGAAGCTGGCTATTGACTATAATCGACGATTTTCACATGCCTACAAACAGGGTCAAAAGTGGCTTGAAGATGGTGAAATCGGCAACCTAGCTTATATCACCCTAAAGCTAGCCCAGGGAGGACCTCCTTCGCATATGAAGGGCGAGTTCTATCTTCTTTGGGAATTGGAAACGCACGCTATCGACCTTCTGCGATGGTTTGGCGGTGAAATCGTAGCGGTTTCATCCCAAATGGGCCGTCCGCGACTGAGCGAAGCCAGACCAGGTGAGCCGCCTTTGTGGACGAGCATGGCCATCTCCGTTCGGTTTGCCAATGATGCGGTTGCTTCTTATTTGGCAAGCTACGACAGTGACTATACGCACCCCATCGAACGACTCGAAGCTCGCGGCAATAAAGGCGCTCTCGTGGTTGACAACATTTTGACGAAATCAACCTTAATGCGGGCTGACAATCAAATCGTCGAAGAGTGGCGTCCAAACATCTTTAGTCAAGAACAAAACGACTTTGGCGGAACCTTTAAACCAAGAATGGATGCTTTCGTCGAGGATGTTCTTGCCGGCCGTGAACCCTATCCAAATGGCATAGACGGTTTGCAGGCAGTGCGTGTCGTCGATGCGATTATCCGATCGTGGCAGGAGCGAAAAGAAATTCTAGTCAAAACCGACTAGAATTAAAAAAATAAAGCCCTGGCCTCATTTGAGGCCAGGGCTTTTTGATATAGTTAATCATTATTGTTATCGTAGTTCTCGTTATTATCTCTGCTTTGGTTGCGATCGCGTCTATCGTAATTAGTATCATCGTTTCTATCGCGATTTTGGTCATATCGGGAATTGTCACGGTAATTATTGAAAACGAGTCTTTGGTCGATACGAACACCGAACTTTGTCCCATCTTTCAGTACAATATCGCGATAATCGTGGGTATTACCCTGGGTTGCGCCACCGAGTAATGCGCCGGCAATCGCTCCGAGGATTAGTCCCTGAACAGGTTTATGATTAGCCGAACCGATAATTAATCCACTAACTGCTCCAAATGCTACAGCACCAGTGACATCTTTCTTATTTCTGTCAGCAATGATACGTCCGGAGTTGGTGGTTTTATTTTTCAAGTTAACTAATGTGGCATCGATATTTTCTGACTGCCCGTCAGGCAACACAATCCGTTCGAAGCGAAGCTTAAGCATACCCGGGTGGTTTTTATTTGCTTTTTGCCGATCAACGATAACCCCTTCAATCTGCGTTCCTCTTGGGAGTTGATTTAAATAGTTACTGTCATTATAAATGGTAACAGTAAATCGGTCTCCCTTTCGGTTGTTGCGAGAGTTGAGGTCCTGGTCGAGTGAAACAGGAATGACCGTTCCATCTCGAATAACAATTTTGCTGTCATTTTGGTTGTAGCGATCATTTCGATCGTGATTATTATCTTTAGCTGCCATGCCGATCGAGCTGAGCACGGCCGCCACTACTACTAAGAGTATGGCTCGATTCCTAACATTGTGAAGTAATACGGTTTTCATTTTCATCCTACTTTCTCTGCTGAGCGCCGCACCAAGCGGCCGCTGACCCAGTACTTGTTTTCTATTTGTATAGACGAGATAAGGGAGGAAAATGTTAGTGGTTCGATAAAGAAAATAACAAGAAGGGTGCTTATGGCCCATTCCATAAGCATATTCCAGGTCTAGTTGATTGTGCACTTTTGTCATTAAAACAGGGTGAGGAGATTGCGTTGTAGGCCGATTATTGTATAATAGTTTTTAATGCATCACAGAAAGGAACTTTGTCAATGGGAATACAAACACGTTTTACTTTAGGCCAGGCGGATATTCCAACGCACTGGTACAACATTAATGCTGATCTTCCTGAGCCGATGGCGCCCCCGCTACATCCGGGGACAAAACAGCCGGTTACTTTAGAGGATATGACCGCTATCTTTCCTGAAAATCTTGTCATGCAGGAGATGTGTCCTGACCAGTATGTGGAGATTCCCGAAGAGGTTCGGGATATTTATGCGTTGTGGCGGCCGACGACTCTGTTGCGTGCAGTAAGGTTCGAGAAGGCGCTTCAGACGCCCGCTCATATCTACTTCAAGTATGAAGGCGAAAGCCCTGCAGGAAGTCATAAACCCAATACCGCTATCCCTCAAGCCTATTACAATAAGCAAGCAGGTATTCAACGATTGGCGACCGAAACCGGCGCAGGGCAGTGGGGTTCATCGCTTGCGCTAGCTTGTCGTTTATTTGGGTTAGACTGTACCGTTTATATGGTTAAGGTAAGCTGTGAGGCGAAGCCCTACCGTAAGTTGCTTATGCAGACTTGGGGCGCTGAAGTTTTCGCAAGCCCGAGCGATCAGACTGAATATGGTCGCAAGGTGTTAAGTGAAGACCCTACTTGCCCTGGCAGTTTAGGGATTGCCATTAGCGAAGCGATCGAAGATACCCTTCACTCGAAGGATACCAAGTATTCGCTCGGCAGCGTGTTGAACCATGTGTGCATGCATCAAACGGTCATTGGGCAGGAAGCCATTAAGCAGATGGAAATGGCAGGGGAAGAACCTGATGTTGTCATCGCATGCGTTGGTGGCGGAAGCAACTTTGCCGGTATAGCTTTCCCTTTCATTAAAAAGAATTTACTGGAAGGTAAGAAGTATCGTGTCGTTGCCGCAGAGCCATCGGCATGTCCAACGCTCACAAAGGGTGAATTCCGCTATGACTCAGGCGATACTGCCGGCATGACGCCGCTTATGATGATGTATACGCTGGGCCATGATTTCATGCCGCCTAAAATTCATGCAGGCGGATTGCGCTATCATGGAATGTCGCCTTTAGTGAGCCATCTCTATAAATTAGGATTGATCGAAGCTGTGGCGATCCCTCAGACAAGGGTTTTTGAAGCGGCAGCTTTGTTCGCGAGCACAGAAGGTATCGTCCCTGCGCCCGAATCTTCCCATGCTATTGAGCATGTCGTGCATGAAGCCAATGAGGCAACTAAAGCGGGAGAGAAGCGGGTCATCCTCTTCAACCTTTCCGGTCACGGCCTCCTTGATCTGACTGCTCACGATACATTCCAGTCGGGTTCTTTGCAAGACGTATAAGGTATCTGTCTATAAAAGGGGTAGGAGCTTCGCTCCTACCCCTTTTATTTTTGTCTGCGAACGGCCCACTGGGTAGTCTTCAGGAGGGCAGGGCAAGCCCTGCCCCTACATTCGATGAGAATTGCTATTTTGTTGCAAGCGCGTAGAGCATGTGGGCATAGATTTTGGCGCATTTTAAGTAAGATGTGATGGCGTACCGTTCATCGCTTTCGTGGGGGGGGCCGTCACCCTCGAAACCTGCTCCGACTGAGACGGTATTCGGCACTGCTCGGGCATAAGTTCCGCCGCCCATCGTTCCAGGCTCCTTCATATCCCCTGTCTCTTCGCGATAAACCTCAAGCAGTGTTTTGACAGGCTCCCTATCCAATGGCGCGTGCAGAGGTTTGCTATCCGTAAAGTTCGCGACAGTAAAACCAGCGTTATCTAACGCCTTAGCGCACATTCTTTGGACTTTCTTGCCTTTCCAAGTTACCGGATAGCGGATGTTGAATGTGGCGGTGACTTTATCTTTATCTAGTTCGAAAACGCCCAAGTTATTCGATAGAGTTCCCGAGACCTTATCTTGTCCATTATAACCAAGGTACATTCCGGCAGGGTCGGAGGCTTCCAACAAGAAATTGATCCACTTCTTGTCCTCAAATGGAAGCTCGGTAAGGACACGCAGCAAGCGTGTTACAGCGTTATCCCCGCCCCAAGGATGACTTCCATGGCAGGATTTGCCTGCAGTATAGATAACAAGTTCACCATTTATTAATTTATAAGAGACGTTCTTATCCCAATAATCATCCAAAATGGAAATTGCGGCTTGCAGTGAATTACCAGTTAGGGTGGCGGAGGCGGAATCGGGAACCATGTTAGGCCGTTCTCCCCCTTTGGCAGTAATAATTCGAAGGGTATGAGTGAAGTTGACTTCCTTCTCAATCGTTAAATTGCTAATGCCCTTTTCTGCATAGACCAGGGGCCATCCGGCATCGGGTGCGAAGCCATAGGTGGGCGCAGGTTCTTTTTTGAAGTAATGATGAACGCATCCAAAGCCGCTTTCCTCATTACACCCGAAAACAACTCGTATACGCCGCTTTAGCGGTACTCCTAGCTCTTTGAGCGCTCTTGCTGCAAAGAAAGCTGCATAGGTAGGTCCTTTATCATCCCCGACCCCGCGTGCATAAATATAATCGCCTTCGATCTCACCCCCGAAAGGCTCATGCTTCCAACCAACTCCTACTGGCACGACATCGAGGTGACCCAGCGACATCACCATTTCTTCCCCTTCGCCAAACTCTGCATGCCCTGCATAGCCATCGACATTTTTAACGCGAAAGCCCCATTTTTCGCCTAGATCGAGGGTGAAATCGAGCATATGCTTGAGTTCAAGCCCGAAAGGCGCATTATTTTGCGGCTCACTTTGGACACTTGGAATGCGTACGGCTTCTTGAAGAGTTTTGATCATCTCATCGCGATGGTCATCTATCCACTGGTGAAG
Above is a window of bacterium DNA encoding:
- the pepV gene encoding dipeptidase PepV; amino-acid sequence: MPKDPIVAQLHQWIDDHRDEMIKTLQEAVRIPSVQSEPQNNAPFGLELKHMLDFTLDLGEKWGFRVKNVDGYAGHAEFGEGEEMVMSLGHLDVVPVGVGWKHEPFGGEIEGDYIYARGVGDDKGPTYAAFFAARALKELGVPLKRRIRVVFGCNEESGFGCVHHYFKKEPAPTYGFAPDAGWPLVYAEKGISNLTIEKEVNFTHTLRIITAKGGERPNMVPDSASATLTGNSLQAAISILDDYWDKNVSYKLINGELVIYTAGKSCHGSHPWGGDNAVTRLLRVLTELPFEDKKWINFLLEASDPAGMYLGYNGQDKVSGTLSNNLGVFELDKDKVTATFNIRYPVTWKGKKVQRMCAKALDNAGFTVANFTDSKPLHAPLDREPVKTLLEVYREETGDMKEPGTMGGGTYARAVPNTVSVGAGFEGDGPPHESDERYAITSYLKCAKIYAHMLYALATK